The following are encoded in a window of Haloarcula halophila genomic DNA:
- a CDS encoding ATP-dependent DNA helicase — protein MRETASTGDQSWREYFGFAEPYENQADAVERAIEAGKSRGFLAMEGPCGTGKTMAALTAGAHLVRETELYDRILVVTPVKQQLQQFVDDLRTLNAGIEDPLDGIALVGKRDLCPYGREGKFPDDAGTHERCEDLREATARLVEDDGRSDGTAVAETAIDAEIDDEDQWWDPRKGQDLAAAARPDAATQTRLGEDTLATAGAASPYRPSQPSAPESMAEGDDPPLYCPFEADWYARNKGSPVDFSAGPENVVTIEDYLPAAVERGTCPHRVMSVMLDQADVVVGNYNHLFDPGSRPLLSGVLDDSTFVVVDEAHRLEERVRDLLSDRLGKQTIKQARNDCDLLVQRAQQSADHKRQVRDVLSAREVPLDAVDQARKFYDDLLRWLDDRIESFLDAEHEGWRADPATLPDRDREIPLRDPEAVERDELTEWAERKGYDGGVWRTLAQVGAAVEDVIDQLGLTRQPVCAAVGALAGQWWERDHSTFLREIELEHSPADTRQTDADYEAVYTPGLLCYNCMPATALRDVFDDLGGGVLMSATLEPLDVFTRVSGLDALAAADGDDEDARPVRSTTYDLPFPRENRASYLVDARPFTARNRGDPEAMEPLGEEWNRTRDEYAQALRALARSPGNVMIAMPNYREAAWAGAYLRETVDKAVLVDEASSNEATEDRKQRFFRGAGKVLVTSTRGTLTEGVDYDGEKLSTCAVVGVPLVNIGSPRVRAVQRAYGDAFGEDNAFEYALTVPAVRRARQAIGRVIRGTEEVGVRAFVGRRYTPDARHSVFPYLPAGEREEFTRMTPEFLADQLDTFWRDRT, from the coding sequence ATGCGAGAGACGGCCTCGACCGGCGACCAGTCCTGGCGCGAGTACTTCGGCTTCGCGGAGCCGTACGAAAACCAGGCAGACGCCGTCGAACGCGCTATCGAGGCCGGGAAGTCCCGGGGCTTTCTCGCCATGGAGGGTCCCTGTGGCACCGGAAAGACGATGGCGGCCCTGACCGCCGGCGCCCACCTCGTCCGCGAGACGGAGCTGTACGACCGGATACTGGTTGTGACACCCGTCAAGCAACAGCTCCAGCAGTTCGTCGACGACCTGCGGACGCTCAACGCCGGTATCGAGGACCCCCTGGACGGCATCGCGCTGGTCGGCAAGCGCGACCTCTGTCCGTACGGCCGCGAGGGGAAGTTCCCCGATGACGCGGGCACACACGAGCGCTGTGAGGACCTGCGGGAAGCGACCGCTCGCCTCGTCGAGGACGACGGCCGCAGCGACGGGACCGCCGTCGCCGAGACCGCGATCGACGCCGAGATCGACGACGAGGACCAGTGGTGGGACCCCAGGAAAGGACAGGACCTCGCCGCTGCGGCCCGCCCGGACGCCGCCACGCAGACGCGCCTCGGGGAGGACACGCTGGCGACTGCGGGGGCCGCTTCCCCGTACCGGCCAAGCCAGCCCAGCGCCCCCGAATCGATGGCCGAAGGCGACGATCCGCCGCTGTACTGTCCGTTCGAGGCCGACTGGTACGCCCGGAACAAAGGGTCGCCCGTCGACTTCTCGGCCGGGCCGGAGAACGTCGTCACTATCGAGGACTACCTGCCGGCGGCCGTCGAGCGGGGCACCTGCCCCCACCGGGTGATGAGTGTGATGCTGGATCAGGCCGACGTGGTCGTCGGGAACTACAACCACCTGTTCGATCCCGGTTCCCGGCCCCTGCTGTCTGGCGTGCTCGACGACTCGACGTTCGTCGTCGTCGACGAAGCCCACCGCCTCGAAGAACGGGTTCGGGACCTGCTGTCGGACCGGCTGGGCAAGCAGACGATCAAACAGGCCCGCAACGACTGCGATCTACTGGTCCAGCGCGCCCAGCAGAGCGCCGACCACAAACGGCAGGTCAGGGACGTTCTCTCGGCACGGGAGGTCCCTCTGGACGCGGTCGACCAGGCCCGGAAATTCTACGACGACCTCCTGCGGTGGCTCGACGACCGGATCGAGTCGTTCCTCGACGCCGAACACGAGGGGTGGCGGGCCGACCCGGCGACGCTCCCCGACCGGGACCGGGAGATTCCCCTCCGGGACCCCGAGGCCGTCGAACGGGACGAACTGACCGAGTGGGCCGAACGGAAGGGCTACGACGGCGGCGTCTGGCGGACGCTTGCCCAGGTCGGCGCGGCCGTCGAGGACGTCATCGACCAGTTGGGACTGACGCGCCAGCCGGTCTGTGCCGCCGTCGGTGCGCTGGCCGGCCAGTGGTGGGAACGGGACCACTCGACGTTCCTCCGGGAGATCGAACTCGAACACTCCCCCGCCGACACCCGACAGACGGACGCCGACTACGAGGCCGTCTACACGCCGGGACTGCTCTGTTACAACTGCATGCCGGCGACGGCGCTGCGGGACGTCTTCGACGATCTAGGCGGCGGTGTCCTGATGAGCGCGACGTTGGAACCGCTTGACGTGTTCACGCGGGTCTCGGGACTGGACGCGCTGGCAGCGGCCGACGGCGATGACGAGGACGCGCGCCCGGTCCGGTCGACGACCTACGACCTGCCGTTCCCGCGGGAGAACCGGGCGTCGTATCTCGTCGACGCGCGGCCCTTCACGGCTCGCAACCGCGGGGACCCCGAAGCGATGGAACCGCTCGGCGAGGAGTGGAACCGGACCCGCGACGAGTACGCCCAGGCTCTGCGGGCACTGGCGCGCTCGCCGGGCAACGTCATGATCGCGATGCCGAACTACCGAGAAGCGGCGTGGGCCGGGGCCTACCTTCGGGAGACCGTCGACAAGGCCGTCCTGGTCGACGAAGCCTCCAGCAACGAAGCAACGGAAGACCGAAAACAACGGTTCTTCCGCGGTGCGGGGAAGGTCCTGGTTACCTCCACTCGCGGGACGCTGACCGAGGGGGTCGACTACGACGGCGAGAAACTGTCGACCTGTGCGGTCGTCGGCGTCCCGCTCGTGAATATCGGCTCTCCCCGCGTCCGGGCGGTCCAGCGGGCCTACGGCGACGCTTTCGGCGAGGACAACGCCTTCGAGTACGCGCTGACCGTCCCCGCGGTTCGTCGCGCTCGACAGGCCATCGGGCGGGTGATCCGGGGGACCGAAGAGGTGGGCGTCCGGGCGTTCGTCGGCCGACGCTACACCCCCGACGCACGACACTCCGTGTTTCCGTATCTGCCCGCCGGCGAGCGCGAGGAGTTCACGCGGATGACCCCGGAGTTCCTCGCGGACCAACTCGA
- the mch gene encoding 2-methylfumaryl-CoA hydratase: MTDWTDPDAVDLSDEETFETLLDRAETREKGHYFEFFEPGDELTHDPGLVLSKAGSEDWMGQTLNHDPAYWRPDRARDRGFEAVPVHPDYLLACVMGATVEDLSEKGGYFLGRDDVTIHRSPTPGTELAVSSTVVETTPSSSRPEYGIVTWETVGRNRETGDRLVSYERTNMIPRREPTATDGSGTVTDSGDGEDESTAGPAVPDTLVTPEGGHFEEFRAALNRADETDAAVAYAHERGRTMDDGLVSGLPLSTLNTARQHHNRDVMTDSPSGDIVAYGDVTRSIALAHARSDEATYREWRYDAERFHDFVTLGDTIYGFTRVLDCDADAGPERAGAVTFEHVAYNQHRTPVYSGRRTALLQRSHR; the protein is encoded by the coding sequence ATGACCGACTGGACTGACCCCGACGCTGTCGATCTCTCGGACGAGGAGACGTTCGAGACGCTCTTGGACCGCGCCGAGACACGCGAGAAGGGCCACTACTTCGAGTTCTTCGAGCCCGGCGACGAACTGACCCACGACCCCGGGCTCGTCCTCTCGAAGGCGGGCAGCGAGGACTGGATGGGACAGACGCTCAACCACGACCCGGCCTACTGGCGGCCCGACCGCGCCCGCGACCGGGGGTTCGAGGCGGTCCCGGTCCACCCGGACTATCTCCTGGCCTGCGTGATGGGAGCGACCGTCGAGGACCTCTCGGAGAAGGGCGGCTACTTCCTGGGCCGCGACGACGTGACGATCCACCGGAGCCCGACACCCGGGACAGAACTGGCAGTTTCCTCCACGGTGGTCGAGACGACCCCGTCGTCGTCGCGGCCCGAGTACGGGATCGTCACCTGGGAGACGGTGGGACGGAACCGCGAGACCGGCGACCGATTGGTCAGTTACGAACGAACCAACATGATCCCGCGGCGCGAACCGACCGCCACCGACGGGAGCGGGACCGTCACGGACTCCGGTGACGGCGAGGACGAGAGCACCGCGGGTCCAGCCGTTCCAGACACGCTTGTCACCCCCGAGGGGGGTCACTTCGAGGAGTTCCGGGCCGCGCTCAACCGGGCCGACGAGACCGACGCCGCCGTCGCGTACGCCCACGAACGCGGTCGAACGATGGACGATGGGCTGGTCTCTGGGCTCCCGCTCTCGACGCTCAACACTGCCCGCCAGCACCACAACCGCGACGTGATGACCGACTCGCCGTCGGGGGACATCGTCGCCTACGGCGACGTTACCCGATCCATCGCGCTGGCACACGCCCGGTCGGACGAAGCGACCTACCGCGAGTGGCGCTACGACGCCGAGCGGTTCCACGACTTCGTCACGCTGGGTGATACGATCTACGGGTTCACTCGGGTCCTCGACTGTGACGCCGACGCCGGCCCCGAGCGGGCCGGCGCTGTCACCTTCGAACACGTCGCGTACAACCAGCACCGCACCCCGGTCTACTCCGGCCGGCGAACCGCACTGCTTCAGCGATCCCACCGATGA
- a CDS encoding methylaspartate ammonia-lyase, producing MRIDTVRAVPGLSGFFFDDQRAIKQGATREGFDYDGQPATAGFDRIREAGESLIVELELADGTVVTGDCAAVQYSGAGGRDPLFRASEYRPVVEEKVADELRGRDATMFRQNATVVEDLDPARSDGDRLHTAVRYGVSQALLNAAARATGQTPAGVVSAAYRSEMAGSPVPVFGQSGDERRINAEKMLIKGVPVLPHGLFNSVEKVGADGEGLREYVAWLRERTDELGPATYSPRFHLDVYGILGEVFEPPYDRDEVVDYFRSLAEAAGPYPLQVEGPMDAGDRADQIRRMAQLRDGLADAGVDVDIVADEWCNTFDDVRAFVDAGAADVVQIKTPDLGGIHRSAEAVLYCDGTDTRAYLGGTCNETATSARACANVALATDAAQVLAKPGMGFDEGFMIVTNEMRRTLARTGGETTDSEHADGPYDGTRPTASDGGTRR from the coding sequence ATGCGGATTGATACCGTCCGCGCGGTCCCCGGGCTCTCCGGGTTCTTCTTCGACGACCAGCGCGCGATCAAGCAAGGTGCGACCCGGGAGGGGTTCGACTACGACGGCCAGCCCGCGACGGCGGGCTTCGACCGCATCCGGGAGGCCGGCGAGTCGCTCATCGTCGAACTCGAACTGGCCGACGGCACGGTCGTCACCGGCGACTGCGCCGCGGTACAGTACTCCGGGGCCGGTGGACGCGACCCGCTCTTCCGGGCCAGCGAGTACCGTCCCGTGGTCGAGGAGAAAGTCGCCGACGAACTGCGAGGGCGGGACGCGACGATGTTCCGCCAGAACGCGACCGTCGTCGAGGATCTCGATCCCGCTCGCTCGGACGGCGACCGCCTCCACACCGCGGTCCGGTACGGCGTCTCCCAGGCGCTCCTGAACGCGGCGGCACGGGCGACCGGACAGACGCCCGCCGGCGTGGTCTCGGCCGCTTACCGGTCCGAAATGGCCGGATCGCCCGTCCCGGTGTTCGGACAGTCCGGCGACGAACGGCGGATCAACGCAGAGAAGATGCTAATAAAGGGTGTCCCCGTTCTCCCGCACGGCCTGTTCAACAGCGTCGAGAAGGTCGGGGCCGACGGGGAGGGGCTCAGGGAGTACGTCGCCTGGCTCCGCGAGCGGACCGACGAACTGGGGCCGGCGACGTACTCGCCACGCTTTCACCTCGACGTCTACGGCATCCTCGGTGAGGTGTTCGAACCGCCGTACGACCGGGACGAGGTCGTCGACTACTTCCGGTCGCTGGCCGAGGCGGCGGGGCCGTACCCGCTCCAGGTCGAGGGACCGATGGACGCCGGCGACCGCGCCGACCAGATCCGTCGGATGGCCCAACTCCGGGACGGGCTGGCCGACGCGGGCGTCGACGTCGACATCGTCGCCGACGAGTGGTGCAACACCTTCGACGACGTGCGGGCGTTCGTCGACGCGGGCGCGGCCGACGTGGTCCAGATCAAGACGCCGGACCTGGGCGGCATCCACCGCTCGGCCGAGGCCGTGCTGTACTGTGACGGGACCGACACTCGGGCGTATCTGGGCGGGACTTGCAACGAGACGGCCACCTCCGCACGTGCCTGTGCGAACGTCGCGCTGGCGACCGATGCGGCCCAAGTGCTCGCGAAGCCCGGTATGGGGTTCGACGAGGGGTTCATGATCGTGACGAACGAGATGCGCCGGACGCTGGCCCGGACAGGCGGAGAGACCACAGACAGCGAACACGCTGACGGACCATACGACGGGACCCGCCCGACGGCCTCTGACGGGGGGACCCGCCGATGA
- a CDS encoding 2Fe-2S iron-sulfur cluster-binding protein, whose protein sequence is MTDYTVEFVGTGEELTVSDKETILSRCLEEGIAQEYSCRVGMCLACSAEILEGEVVQPAARGLTEQERESYALTCMARPASDLVLDRGEYPPSIDQAGVADDTDTVAADD, encoded by the coding sequence ATGACCGACTACACCGTCGAGTTCGTGGGGACAGGCGAGGAGCTCACCGTCTCAGACAAGGAGACGATCCTCTCGCGCTGTCTCGAAGAGGGTATCGCACAGGAGTACTCCTGTCGGGTCGGAATGTGCCTGGCCTGTTCAGCCGAGATTCTCGAAGGTGAGGTCGTCCAGCCGGCCGCACGCGGACTGACAGAGCAGGAACGGGAGTCGTACGCGCTCACGTGTATGGCCCGCCCGGCTTCCGATCTCGTGCTGGATCGTGGCGAGTATCCGCCGAGCATCGATCAGGCCGGTGTGGCGGATGATACCGATACTGTGGCCGCCGACGATTAA
- the glmS gene encoding methylaspartate mutase subunit S translates to MPRTVILGVIGSDAHVVGITILEQALSAAGFEVVNLGVQTAQADFVAAAKSHDAEAVLVSSLYGHARQDCEGFHDRLEAAGLDVWTYVGGNLAVGQDEFEETRRTFRGMGFDRVFDAETDPEEAIAALRQDLELTTAETDRVSVEG, encoded by the coding sequence ATGCCCCGGACCGTCATCCTCGGCGTGATCGGCTCCGACGCACACGTCGTCGGTATCACGATTCTTGAGCAGGCGCTCTCGGCCGCTGGCTTCGAGGTCGTCAACCTCGGCGTCCAGACCGCACAGGCCGACTTCGTCGCCGCCGCCAAATCCCACGACGCCGAGGCTGTACTGGTCTCCTCACTGTACGGGCACGCCCGGCAGGACTGCGAGGGGTTCCACGACCGCCTCGAAGCGGCCGGACTCGACGTCTGGACGTACGTCGGCGGCAACCTCGCGGTCGGTCAGGACGAGTTCGAGGAGACCCGCCGAACGTTCCGCGGGATGGGTTTCGACCGGGTCTTCGACGCCGAGACCGACCCGGAGGAGGCCATCGCGGCGCTCCGCCAAGACCTGGAGCTGACGACGGCAGAGACAGACCGTGTCAGCGTCGAGGGCTGA
- a CDS encoding methylaspartate mutase subunit E has product MPTDSRLAADELQRIASELRDNWHTGREVDFEEAVAFHESLPAGKQFAPVLESADRPLLQPRAGVPCLEDQISLLEYLQEDGGADLLPTTIDSYTRDNEYEKAEEGLAASRNGEADELNGFPAVNHGVEDCRRLVRALDAPIEVRHGTPDARLLAMVTLAGGFQSFEGGPISYNIPYTKRHDLATTIEHWQFVDRLCGAYTERGVTINREPFGPLTGTLVPPCIAIAVMLIEGKLAATQGVRSLTLGYGQVGNLVQDVAALRALRSLGEEYLPDAVTVTTVFHEWMGGFPPDEARASGVIGLGGATAAVAQPDKVITKSPQEFQGVPTKEANAAGLRTTRQLIDMLIEQDIDLGGIDDEQRLIERATRDLMDAVIDAGDGDVAQGVVRAFDSGALDVPFAPSDAAAGAVLPARDDDGRVRIFEFGDLALSAEIRELHAARLGERAETEGRDQSFRMVADDVDAISDGRLIGRPQGGAGDAD; this is encoded by the coding sequence ATGCCCACAGACAGCCGGCTCGCCGCCGACGAGCTACAGCGCATCGCATCGGAGTTGCGGGACAACTGGCACACCGGCCGGGAAGTCGACTTCGAGGAGGCCGTCGCCTTCCACGAGTCGCTACCCGCCGGCAAGCAGTTCGCCCCCGTTCTCGAATCCGCGGATCGGCCGCTGCTCCAGCCACGCGCCGGCGTCCCCTGCCTCGAAGATCAGATCTCGCTCCTGGAGTACCTCCAGGAGGATGGCGGCGCGGACCTCCTGCCGACGACGATCGACTCGTACACGCGGGACAACGAGTACGAGAAAGCGGAAGAGGGACTCGCGGCCTCCCGAAACGGCGAGGCCGACGAACTAAACGGCTTCCCGGCAGTGAACCACGGGGTCGAGGACTGCCGGCGGCTCGTCCGGGCCCTTGACGCCCCCATCGAGGTGCGCCACGGGACGCCCGACGCCCGCCTGCTGGCGATGGTCACGCTCGCCGGCGGGTTCCAGAGCTTCGAGGGTGGCCCGATCTCCTACAACATTCCCTACACGAAGCGCCACGACCTGGCGACGACGATCGAACACTGGCAGTTCGTCGACCGACTCTGTGGGGCCTACACCGAGCGCGGCGTCACGATCAACCGCGAGCCGTTCGGCCCGCTGACCGGGACCCTGGTCCCGCCCTGTATCGCTATCGCGGTCATGCTGATAGAGGGGAAACTCGCGGCCACGCAGGGTGTTCGCTCGCTGACGCTGGGCTACGGCCAGGTCGGGAACCTCGTCCAGGACGTGGCCGCGCTGCGAGCGTTGCGCTCGCTGGGCGAGGAGTATCTCCCCGACGCCGTGACGGTCACGACTGTCTTCCACGAGTGGATGGGCGGGTTCCCGCCCGACGAGGCCCGCGCCAGCGGCGTCATCGGCCTCGGCGGCGCGACGGCCGCCGTCGCACAACCGGACAAGGTCATCACGAAGTCTCCTCAGGAGTTCCAGGGAGTGCCGACGAAGGAGGCCAACGCGGCCGGCCTCCGCACGACACGACAACTCATCGACATGCTCATCGAACAGGACATCGACCTGGGTGGTATCGACGACGAACAGCGGCTCATCGAGCGGGCGACCCGCGACCTGATGGACGCCGTCATCGACGCCGGCGACGGCGACGTGGCACAGGGCGTCGTCAGAGCCTTCGACTCGGGTGCGCTGGACGTGCCCTTCGCCCCGAGTGACGCGGCGGCGGGCGCGGTCCTGCCGGCGCGTGACGACGACGGCCGGGTCCGGATCTTCGAGTTCGGCGACCTGGCGCTGTCGGCCGAGATCAGGGAGCTACACGCCGCTCGGCTGGGCGAACGCGCCGAGACGGAGGGGAGAGACCAGTCGTTCCGGATGGTCGCCGACGACGTCGACGCCATCAGCGACGGCCGGCTGATCGGGCGGCCCCAGGGGGGTGCCGGCGATGCGGATTGA
- a CDS encoding stage II sporulation protein M: MYGPQSSPGEIARRWLALYVPAAALILGGSTLLGLVLGNAIPLDALPAGGGAGSTPFLPSEITTVSIAVNNLTAVFVMLLGAVSIGIVTILGLVLNGLLIGVVVGLAGQELSPIVILALLLPHGIIEIPALLVVAAIGLRFGRLTVRYIRGTEAELLTERDLREAGWLVAVSCLLIVVAAYIEANVTFAIAERVADGSLSGLPSS; the protein is encoded by the coding sequence ATGTACGGGCCGCAGTCCTCTCCCGGCGAGATCGCTCGGCGGTGGCTGGCGCTGTACGTCCCCGCTGCGGCGTTGATCCTCGGTGGAAGTACGCTGTTGGGGTTAGTGCTTGGTAACGCGATCCCGCTGGATGCGCTCCCTGCCGGGGGCGGGGCCGGGTCGACCCCCTTTCTCCCGTCGGAGATCACCACCGTCTCGATCGCCGTGAACAATCTGACGGCGGTGTTCGTCATGTTGCTCGGGGCCGTCTCGATCGGTATCGTCACGATCCTCGGCCTGGTACTGAACGGGCTTCTCATCGGTGTCGTCGTCGGACTCGCCGGTCAGGAACTGTCGCCGATCGTGATCCTCGCGCTGCTTTTGCCACACGGTATCATCGAGATCCCGGCGTTGCTCGTCGTCGCCGCGATCGGACTCCGCTTCGGTCGCCTGACGGTCCGCTACATTCGCGGGACCGAAGCCGAGTTACTGACCGAACGAGACCTCAGAGAGGCGGGATGGCTCGTCGCCGTTTCCTGTCTGCTCATCGTCGTCGCCGCCTACATCGAGGCGAACGTCACGTTCGCGATCGCCGAGCGTGTCGCCGACGGGTCGCTCTCGGGACTCCCATCGTCGTGA
- a CDS encoding ABC transporter permease, whose amino-acid sequence MTEDSWLRREAVAVYGLWRRDLVRFWRAKSRVVGLLLGPFFILVFFGFGFRDVQFGSVPAGVSYLDYLVPGILGFTMLFSASFTGLAVLSDREVGFLKEILVAPVSRTGIVVGRIAGGATTTLLQSLLILVLAIPLGFRPVSAVGVAVAVGFLVLIAATFIGLGLAIASQFKDTQGYNLIVNFALFPLAFLSGAFYPLGNLPAPLRVVGYLNPLTYGVDGLRGALVGVSQRSLSLDFAAMLVASVMMVALGAALFRRVEAV is encoded by the coding sequence GTGACTGAAGACAGCTGGCTCCGCCGTGAGGCTGTCGCCGTCTACGGCCTCTGGCGGCGGGATCTCGTTCGCTTCTGGCGAGCGAAGAGCCGCGTCGTCGGCCTGTTGCTCGGCCCGTTTTTCATCCTCGTGTTCTTCGGCTTCGGTTTCCGTGACGTACAGTTCGGCTCCGTCCCGGCCGGCGTGAGTTACCTCGACTACCTCGTCCCGGGTATTCTCGGGTTCACGATGCTGTTCTCGGCCTCTTTCACCGGCCTGGCCGTCCTCTCGGACCGGGAGGTCGGCTTCCTCAAGGAGATCCTGGTCGCGCCCGTCAGTCGGACCGGGATCGTCGTCGGGCGTATCGCCGGGGGCGCGACGACGACACTGTTGCAGTCGCTGCTCATCCTCGTGTTGGCGATTCCCCTGGGGTTTCGGCCGGTCTCGGCAGTCGGCGTCGCCGTCGCCGTCGGGTTCCTCGTGTTGATCGCCGCGACGTTCATCGGTCTGGGGCTTGCGATCGCTTCACAGTTCAAAGACACCCAGGGATACAATCTCATCGTCAACTTCGCGCTGTTCCCGCTTGCATTCCTCTCGGGGGCGTTCTACCCGCTCGGGAACCTCCCGGCACCGTTGCGTGTCGTCGGCTACCTCAACCCGCTGACCTACGGTGTCGACGGGCTTCGGGGGGCGCTGGTCGGTGTCTCACAGCGATCCCTGTCGCTGGACTTCGCGGCGATGCTCGTCGCCAGCGTGATGATGGTCGCCCTGGGGGCGGCGCTGTTCCGCCGCGTCGAGGCGGTCTGA
- a CDS encoding DUF7110 family protein: MTSRVYRLHSTLELPLEDAYDFFEDPDLPPGVADVDITRRNNTLIVSAVADDDSMSKYTPTAQLKASVTENRVYEEDPDEMGPPGAASTGSTGGGPQWGALEEEEEEIESELVEYACFKGDRETVLQNTALQYEMFEVLCEVAKIAEKGTLTAIAAVDEELEAVRIVDGEERPAVINVAEEPRDDEDKDGVNWRDNEFIN, from the coding sequence ATGACCAGCCGCGTATACAGACTTCATTCGACACTCGAACTGCCACTCGAAGACGCCTACGATTTCTTTGAGGATCCAGACCTGCCACCTGGCGTCGCTGACGTCGACATCACCCGACGGAACAACACTCTCATCGTCAGTGCCGTCGCGGACGACGACAGCATGAGCAAGTACACGCCGACTGCACAGCTCAAAGCCAGCGTCACCGAAAACCGTGTCTACGAGGAAGACCCCGACGAGATGGGGCCGCCCGGCGCGGCAAGCACCGGAAGTACCGGCGGTGGGCCACAGTGGGGAGCTCTCGAAGAGGAAGAGGAAGAGATCGAATCGGAACTCGTCGAGTACGCCTGCTTCAAGGGGGATCGCGAGACGGTGCTCCAGAACACCGCGCTCCAGTACGAGATGTTCGAGGTCCTCTGTGAGGTCGCCAAGATCGCCGAGAAAGGGACGTTGACAGCGATCGCCGCCGTCGACGAGGAACTGGAAGCGGTACGGATCGTCGACGGGGAAGAGCGCCCTGCTGTCATCAACGTCGCCGAAGAGCCACGAGACGACGAGGATAAAGACGGCGTCAACTGGCGCGACAACGAGTTCATCAACTGA
- a CDS encoding ABC transporter ATP-binding protein: MNAIEVDGLTRRYGDLVAVDEVSLTVSGGEILGLLGPNGAGKSTLVNTLCTLLRPSEGSARVAGYDVVADPDAVRSNIGVVFQEPALDEELTGVENLRFHARLYGVSGEHRRQRVRTVLGLVDLADDADKRVGEYSGGMARRLELARGLLHEPAVLFLDEPTVGLDAGTRKTVREYVARLNREAGVTVVLTTHYMEEADALCDRVAIVDDGRIVALDTPASLKADLGGDVVRLGTDRPDAVAEAVRGTPWVRSLTGRDDGLDVGVDDGPSRVAALVTAASGVTDVTTVSVDRPTLERVFLSLTGRTVTEAEAADGQQAATESGGDDSD; the protein is encoded by the coding sequence ATGAACGCTATCGAGGTCGACGGGCTGACCAGACGCTACGGGGACCTCGTCGCCGTCGACGAGGTCTCCCTGACCGTCTCCGGGGGCGAAATTCTCGGGTTGCTCGGACCCAACGGAGCCGGGAAGTCGACGCTCGTCAACACGCTCTGTACGCTCCTCCGGCCCAGCGAGGGCAGCGCCCGCGTGGCCGGCTACGACGTGGTGGCCGACCCCGACGCCGTCCGCTCGAACATCGGCGTCGTCTTCCAGGAACCGGCCCTGGACGAGGAGCTGACCGGCGTCGAGAACCTGCGTTTTCACGCTCGGCTGTACGGCGTCAGCGGCGAGCACCGCCGCCAGCGTGTCCGGACGGTCCTTGGCCTCGTCGATCTCGCGGACGACGCCGACAAGCGCGTCGGCGAGTACTCCGGGGGGATGGCTCGCCGACTGGAACTCGCCCGTGGACTCCTCCACGAACCTGCCGTCCTCTTTCTGGACGAACCCACGGTGGGCCTGGACGCCGGCACCCGAAAGACCGTCCGTGAGTACGTCGCTCGGCTCAACCGCGAGGCCGGCGTTACCGTGGTTCTGACGACACACTACATGGAGGAGGCGGACGCCCTCTGTGATCGAGTTGCGATCGTCGACGACGGGCGTATCGTCGCACTGGACACGCCCGCGTCGCTCAAAGCCGACCTCGGTGGCGACGTGGTCAGACTGGGAACTGACCGGCCCGACGCGGTCGCCGAAGCGGTCCGGGGAACGCCGTGGGTCCGGTCGCTGACCGGCCGCGACGACGGCCTCGACGTCGGTGTCGACGACGGGCCGAGCCGCGTCGCGGCACTGGTCACCGCTGCCAGCGGGGTCACCGACGTGACGACGGTCTCGGTGGATCGACCGACGCTGGAACGGGTCTTTCTGTCGCTGACCGGGCGGACGGTCACGGAGGCAGAGGCGGCGGACGGGCAGCAAGCGGCGACGGAATCCGGGGGCGACGACAGTGACTGA